A part of Melittangium boletus DSM 14713 genomic DNA contains:
- a CDS encoding TetR/AcrR family transcriptional regulator, protein MGTVERRERQRAEVRAAILRVAREMVVREGFEGLTMRKLAEAIEYSPAAIYLHFENRDAIARALCLEGFEELLARLEPLSHEPVASRRLRSLAGAYVGFGLEHPETYRLLFMTDPKYTTDIFRSSEDAGGRAFQVLVRLAEDLKAQGETPDSLSTLPLAETLWGAMHGLVSLKLTCPIFPSSSVEELVDTLTALCSRQGTKR, encoded by the coding sequence ATGGGGACCGTGGAGCGCCGGGAGCGACAGCGGGCGGAGGTGCGCGCCGCCATCCTCCGGGTGGCGAGGGAGATGGTCGTGCGCGAGGGTTTCGAGGGGCTGACGATGCGCAAGCTCGCCGAGGCCATCGAGTACTCGCCCGCGGCCATCTACCTGCACTTCGAGAATCGGGATGCCATCGCCCGAGCCCTCTGCTTGGAGGGCTTCGAGGAGCTGCTCGCCCGGTTGGAGCCCTTGAGCCACGAGCCCGTCGCGTCCCGGCGACTGCGGTCGCTCGCGGGGGCCTACGTCGGCTTCGGCCTCGAGCACCCGGAGACGTACCGGCTGCTGTTCATGACCGACCCGAAGTACACCACCGACATCTTCCGGAGCTCCGAGGACGCGGGAGGCCGGGCCTTCCAGGTGCTCGTGCGGCTCGCGGAGGACTTGAAGGCACAGGGGGAGACCCCGGATTCACTGAGCACCCTCCCCCTGGCCGAGACGCTCTGGGGCGCGATGCACGGCCTGGTCAGCCTCAAGCTCACCTGCCCCATCTTCCCCTCGTCCTCCGTCGAGGAACTGGTGGACACCCTCACGGCCCTGTGTTCCCGCCAGGGCACGAAGCGCTGA